The following DNA comes from Lolium rigidum isolate FL_2022 unplaced genomic scaffold, APGP_CSIRO_Lrig_0.1 contig_20190_1, whole genome shotgun sequence.
CGCGCATAGAGCGTTAAATGGGACTGACTTAGGTGGGAAGGAATTGTGTGTTGATTTCCAGAGGTCCAGGGGCAGAGCGGTGAGTATTCGGTATTGTTGACTGATTTACGTGAATAATACTTGCAGGCTGCATTTTCTTAAGGGCGCTGCCTTATTTCTACTGATTTTGGTAGGAACGGTCGGAAGCGGGCAACTTCAACAGTAGAGGATCAGTGCCTCCTGGTGAAATGGGAGGTGGGCATGTAAAGGTACATGCTGTTTTACCATGTCTTGGATCTTGCCCGTTGTACTGTTGTACTCTTGATCCGCCGATGTTTCTTACAGTCATATCATCTTCTGTCTGTCAGGCTTCTGCTGGAGTACGAGCGCGGGAAGCAGACCGTTCCAATGTTCTGTGGGTAGGTTTTCCCAATACACATAAACTTAATGAGGAGGCACTTCGAAGAGCCATGGCAGCACATGGTGTGGTTACAAACATTAAAGTTTTTCCAGAAAGGCAATATGCTTTTGTGGAGTTTGCAACCATCGAAGGAGCTTTTAAAGCCAAGAATCTCCTAGATGGTCGCCTTTTCAATGATAATAGAATTCATGTTGTTTTCTCCAACAGTGGGCTAGCACCCAGTAAACTTGATAACCTAACACCACCTGCTGGGTTACCTGGATCTGACACGTACAGTGACAGTCCGTTTGCCGCTCCTGATTATTTTGGTCCTGGTCGTGCCACTTCACAGGGTTATGATCCTCGGCATGGAAGATCAGGATACTTGGACTATGGTGCTGTGCCAGTACCTGGTGGTATCCTTCCAGCACCTGAACATGGCTCATCTTTCTCGACTGGACGTTCTGCTCAGAATGCATTTGATCCGAGAGATGCCAAAAGGACGAGGATGGATGGTGGTGCAGACCGTTATTATGTAAGGGCAGGCAGCGAGGCAGTTCATCCAGTTCGGTTCGCTCACCAGGATGGTGTTGCGCTTGCTGAGGAGAGCTTAAGCCCTGTTATTCGAATCCAGGGCACGGTGCACCAAATTTCATCCTTTGGGCACTTTTGGCGTGGCAGTATCGCCAAAGGTGGATCTCCTgtttgtcgtgctcgctgcttgcCTATAAAGAAGGGCATTGAGATACCTTTGTACGTATACACATCACTTAAATCTTGTTTTATAGAGGTTCATTCTATAGTTGATTTGACCTTGCACATGTTCCGCTTTCTTTTGCAGGCCGGACGTTGTTAATTGTTCTGCTAGAACGGGATTAGATATGCTTGCAAAGCATTACGGAGATGCTTCGGGTTTTGATATTGTCTTCTTCTTACCAGATAGCGAAGATGACTTTGTTTCCTATACTGAATTTCTGCGCTACTTGGGCTCGAAAAGTCGCGCAGGGGTTGTAAAGGTTGATTCAGGGACTACTTTATTCTTAGTACCACCATCAGATTTCCTGACAAATGTTTTGCAAGTTGATGGTCCGGAGCGCCTTTATGGCGTGGTACTGCACATTCCACAAATGTCCACTGCTGCTGTCCAGAGACCATTGCTAACTGGACCAGAGTCACAGCCTTACTATGGTATGGTTTCATCTAATGACAACCACCACCAGGATGGTCAGTATCGAGGATCTCTGCGTGAGGAAGCAGTTCAGTCATCTCTATCAAGTTTTCCTATGAACCAAATAGCAGGACATCAAGCACAGGCTTCACTAAAGCCTGACATAATGGCTACGTTAGCTCAGCTTATGCCAAATGTGCAGTCAGCAGTTCCGGCAACTGGTCAGGTACTCTCGAATCCAGACAGATCTGTGTAATTACTAATGCATGATGCATCTACAATTTCTTACATATGGAAGCATTAAAAATTAAACAATGACTTCTATCTTAATATTTGGCAGATGGGTAGTCTTCAGCAACCGGGACAACAAGCTTCAGCAGCTCACTTGAGAAGCTATGGGGGCATGGCAGGTGCTCAGGAGCAATTAACACAACATACCGCTTACAATCCTGAAATGACTTTAAAtttgccaccgccacctccaGTCCCTAGCCATGCACCTAATTCTGCTATGGCATCATCGGTAGGTGGACACAGTTTACCCACACAGATGAACCAGCAGCAGTATCAACCAGAGCCGTATTATGCATCTCAAAACAACTACGGTTCGGTAGGTAGCCATTCAAACCTCCCACTCCCTCCCCCACCCCAAGTCAATAATGGTCCTTTAGCAAACAACCAGGTGGGGGCAAACCAGAATTTCTCCTCTCAGGCACAACAGCAACAAAATGTTGCTTCTGCTTCTTCCCAAGCTCCTGATGAggcagataagaacaagaagtacCAGGCGACCCTCCAGTTTGCTCACAATCTATTGCTTCAGCTACAACGTGGATCTGGAAATCAACCTTGATGCTAACTTACTACTTCAGGTAAGCGCACGTCTGCACTTGGCATTTTATTAATTTGCTATATTTTTTCTGCTAAAAATATAGAGGTAGTGGAATAGCTTTAGTTAACTTAAGCAGCAGCATGGATATATTTTGTACGTCTCAAAGCTGAATTCCTGCTAAAAGTATAGAGAattagagatagtgaaatacagctaACTTAAGCAGCAGCATGGATATATTCCTTACGTTTCAAAGTCTTAAATCCTGCAAACAAGGGCATTTAAGTTCTGCAAACAAGGGCATTTCCGTAACATTGGGAAGGTTTGCATTATGTGTGGTGGGGTGTGTTGCAGATAACTGGTATGATCATGTGGGTGGGAATCAAGGGCGTATATGCATACCTTTTCTTGCAATTCCACACTTGCATCTGTTTATTTAAGGACATGTGCATTTGATGTTAATAATTTTTGCTTGCATAGTGAACTGATGTATCTGCATATTATTTCTGATTGAATTCTGTACATCTGAGCTACATAGGTTTGTTGTAGTTTAATTCTACAAGTCTTTCAGCATTGCAGTAGCTCAAGGCATGGTAGGGTATAGCTTGCTAGAGAGGTTCTTTAGTTTGATTGATAtatatgtatgaacattcttTCATGTAATGGCCTTCTGGTATCCGAACTCTGGTGATATGAAACGAAACGAAACTCATTCTTTCACCATCGTATGTAATTTGCAGTCCGTGGTTCTCATGCTGCGATGAGACTCAGATTTCAGCAAGGTGCTTTGCTTTCCTTTGCAAACACTGCTGATGCCTGCAAAATACCATATAGCTCGTACCTTGCCATCTAGGGCTGGACATCAGAACCGAGTTAACCTGAGAAACGTTCACCATTCTTAACTACGTAGCGACGTGTGAAAAGGGCTGCACGAAGCCCTAGCCTCCAGCACCAGCATACGAAAAACATTTTTTTCAAATGTTCGCACCGAAACGTTTGAGTAGAGCGGCCTTTATTTTGAGAGTATAACGGCGGTGCATGCTCATCACAAACAAAGGCCATATGAAGCATTGAATTTCCTTCAGTTCTCTTTTTGAATGCCGGTTCGATCTCGCTGTGCTGCATTTGAGCACGCCCCTTTCTGATTCAGCATCCAATCGAAACTGATCTATATTATTTCTTCTGTCGATAAACTAAATGCTGTGACGAGTTGGCCGCAACGACCCATCCAGTTAGGTTAGGATTGTAACCACACCCCTTCATGTTTGAGCATCGCATATATAACCAGTATCAGAGTGTGCCTGGTGATTTGCCGGTGATAGTGTGCTGTGGGTATTTTCAAATTAGAAACGCAATGTTCGTCAATCCTCGTTTTGAGCTTCTAAGCGTCTGGCAGGCAATCCTTGTCCTCATGGTTCTGACCTCCGTGTCTGCTCGAGCTGAAAATTCCAATAGTACAGAGCGACATACGTACATCTGTTTTAAGCTGGTACTTAGCTGGAAGCAGAGTTCGAAACTCTTTCTTGTGGTTAAATTAAAGTAGCGAccaaatatatataaaaaatcaGCATTCACTCCTCACCGTCTACGTTCATTTCTGTGACTGGATGCGCCTGTGCTTGGAAAAATAGGTACGCTCTGCTCCTGTACCTTTTTGTTGCTGCGTTTTATAATAAGGAGGCTTTGTAACTTCGTACAGAGATTTACCTCGAAGTAAGTTTGGCGAAGCCAGTGGTGCGGTTCCTGCTCCCAGCCATGCGCAAGTAACATGTCTATATGTGGCCTGCAGCACCCTAGCACCCAAACGTGATAGCGATATCCTTATTTTTACATGCAAGTAAACAACGTCCATCTCTCTCTTCCCCTCTCTCAACGTGCCATGTGTGGCGTTATGCTTCTCTCTCTCAACTTACtgtaaattttcttattattataagCATGTGGTGGTTGCAACGGCACTTCGCTTCCACTAATTTATCGCTAGTTGGCTCTCCACTCTATCCATCTGAATGAACAAATCCGGCACTAGATGCCTGTCAGCGCATACTCCGCTTTTGCATGCACGTTGGCTACTCGCCTGGAAAAGTTAATGTTCCAGTTTGACAATCATATAAACGGCCGAGTTCGCGAGCTCATATTCGTTTCTGCACCGGAGCTTCTCAGTTTTTCTTTCGTCGTGATATCCCAGTTCTGCTAATCGGTCGAACTGATGCCGTACTCAGATTATTAGCAATTCCTTGCGCTTAAAGCATCGTTGTTTTCTCTAATTGTCTTGCCCATACCGTCAATAACCACATTTGGGGAATGCTGACGGCTGGCGTCAGACAATTGACTTGTTGACATAGGAGAATAGGACTATTCTgataaaatcgttcaattttttttctttttctgaaaaGTTGTTTGACCACCGCTGGCCTATAATACAAAAACAAATCACTGTTCAAGCCGATATCGTTTTGTTCATTTTATATTCACCGTCAAATTTTGAACCAAAAAAATAATACAACGTTTAATCCACTCACTTGATGCCTGACAGATCGTATATACATGTGTAGGTACTCTCGATGGAATGCTAGCTTCCCGTCTCGCCTACAACGAACCGGCCCATGACGTTGCTGGTGGTTACCTGCTCCCCATGATGCAATCAGTTGCTACCTACCTACCCAGACAAGAAACAACAAACGAGCGTCAAGTGTACCTTCCCTTTATCTAGTCCCGTATTAGACTTGTCAGatatcaaaaaagaaaaagacttGTTTTGTTTTTCTAGTCTTGTACTTCATGTTTTCTAGTTATTTTAGCTTGGAACATCGTAACCGTTTGTATGTGTGGCCTAGTTGGCATGACATGCATTATGTGTTTCTTTTATCAAAACAAAGGATATTTGTTTAGAGTCTAATTGTGCCTTAGTTCATGCTACCTCCATTCATAAGTTGTTTGGGTAACCTGTGATAAGTTAGTGGTGTGTATTGCTTATATGTCAAAAATGATACCGACATAATTTAGACAACCTTAGTGGTGTTTATTTTTATCCCTCCTCTTTTGCCTATTCTTTGGTCAAACCTACCCATGATCATGTCCCTTGTGTGATTGCTATTGGAACCAAGATCCTAAGGGCAAGCTTGTTTAGATTTAAATATTTTAAGGGCATGCTTGTTTAGATTTACGAATTCATCGGTTGCAACATAGGAGTTTCAAGAAAATTGTGGAAAATGCTTAGAATATCCATATTGGTTTCTTTGATAGTGCTAAGAAGATAAATGCCAAGTTTAAAATTTAAGAAGTGACATCAAGCTTTGGGCAAAAGACCTACCATGCCTCAAGAAATTAATTGATAAAGTGAATTCGTTATCTCACTGATGGACAATTTGGAAGAATTAAGAACTCTATCTCTAGAGGAATGTAATTTAGGATATATTCTATTATAGAACTTACTGGAAACAGGGGAAAATCAAATGGGTCCAGCTTGGTGATGCTAACAGCAAATTCTTCCACACCAAAGCAACAATAAATTATAGACATAATTATATTGCAATGTTAAGAAATGATGACCTTGCTGTTATCTCTGATCATGATGGAAAGGTAGATATTATGTGCAAAACATTCAAAGAGAGATTGGGTCAAACTGATTCACC
Coding sequences within:
- the LOC124680553 gene encoding flowering time control protein FPA-like isoform X1, whose product is MSSEPPPAEPSEASASASPPKVSPGGAAAAPPGAAAHETNTLWVGNLPTHAGEDDVMAAFAPHGALDCALSRAGARSYAFVLFRSVAESRAALEALRGSRVKGSAIRIEFARPARAVRNLWIGGISPAISKQELQEEFQKFGKIEGVAFSRDQTSAYIDFEKLEDAISAHRALNGTDLGGKELCVDFQRSRGRAERSEAGNFNSRGSVPPGEMGGGHVKASAGVRAREADRSNVLWVGFPNTHKLNEEALRRAMAAHGVVTNIKVFPERQYAFVEFATIEGAFKAKNLLDGRLFNDNRIHVVFSNSGLAPSKLDNLTPPAGLPGSDTYSDSPFAAPDYFGPGRATSQGYDPRHGRSGYLDYGAVPVPGGILPAPEHGSSFSTGRSAQNAFDPRDAKRTRMDGGADRYYVRAGSEAVHPVRFAHQDGVALAEESLSPVIRIQGTVHQISSFGHFWRGSIAKGGSPVCRARCLPIKKGIEIPLPDVVNCSARTGLDMLAKHYGDASGFDIVFFLPDSEDDFVSYTEFLRYLGSKSRAGVVKVDSGTTLFLVPPSDFLTNVLQVDGPERLYGVVLHIPQMSTAAVQRPLLTGPESQPYYGMVSSNDNHHQDGQYRGSLREEAVQSSLSSFPMNQIAGHQAQASLKPDIMATLAQLMPNVQSAVPATGQMGSLQQPGQQASAAHLRSYGGMAGAQEQLTQHTAYNPEMTLNLPPPPPVPSHAPNSAMASSVGGHSLPTQMNQQQYQPEPYYASQNNYGSVGSHSNLPLPPPPQVNNGPLANNQVGANQNFSSQAQQQQNVASASSQAPDEADKNKKYQATLQFAHNLLLQLQRGSGNQP
- the LOC124680553 gene encoding flowering time control protein FPA-like isoform X2 — protein: MAAFAPHGALDCALSRAGARSYAFVLFRSVAESRAALEALRGSRVKGSAIRIEFARPARAVRNLWIGGISPAISKQELQEEFQKFGKIEGVAFSRDQTSAYIDFEKLEDAISAHRALNGTDLGGKELCVDFQRSRGRAERSEAGNFNSRGSVPPGEMGGGHVKASAGVRAREADRSNVLWVGFPNTHKLNEEALRRAMAAHGVVTNIKVFPERQYAFVEFATIEGAFKAKNLLDGRLFNDNRIHVVFSNSGLAPSKLDNLTPPAGLPGSDTYSDSPFAAPDYFGPGRATSQGYDPRHGRSGYLDYGAVPVPGGILPAPEHGSSFSTGRSAQNAFDPRDAKRTRMDGGADRYYVRAGSEAVHPVRFAHQDGVALAEESLSPVIRIQGTVHQISSFGHFWRGSIAKGGSPVCRARCLPIKKGIEIPLPDVVNCSARTGLDMLAKHYGDASGFDIVFFLPDSEDDFVSYTEFLRYLGSKSRAGVVKVDSGTTLFLVPPSDFLTNVLQVDGPERLYGVVLHIPQMSTAAVQRPLLTGPESQPYYGMVSSNDNHHQDGQYRGSLREEAVQSSLSSFPMNQIAGHQAQASLKPDIMATLAQLMPNVQSAVPATGQMGSLQQPGQQASAAHLRSYGGMAGAQEQLTQHTAYNPEMTLNLPPPPPVPSHAPNSAMASSVGGHSLPTQMNQQQYQPEPYYASQNNYGSVGANQNFSSQAQQQQNVASASSQAPDEADKNKKYQATLQFAHNLLLQLQRGSGNQP
- the LOC124680553 gene encoding flowering time control protein FPA-like isoform X3 codes for the protein MAAFAPHGALDCALSRAGARSYAFVLFRSVAESRAALEALRGSRVKGSAIRIEFARPARAVRNLWIGGISPAISKQELQEEFQKFGKIEGVAFSRDQTSAYIDFEKLEDAISAHRALNGTDLGGKELCVDFQRSRGRAERSEAGNFNSRGSVPPGEMGGGHVKASAGVRAREADRSNVLWGYDPRHGRSGYLDYGAVPVPGGILPAPEHGSSFSTGRSAQNAFDPRDAKRTRMDGGADRYYVRAGSEAVHPVRFAHQDGVALAEESLSPVIRIQGTVHQISSFGHFWRGSIAKGGSPVCRARCLPIKKGIEIPLPDVVNCSARTGLDMLAKHYGDASGFDIVFFLPDSEDDFVSYTEFLRYLGSKSRAGVVKVDSGTTLFLVPPSDFLTNVLQVDGPERLYGVVLHIPQMSTAAVQRPLLTGPESQPYYGMVSSNDNHHQDGQYRGSLREEAVQSSLSSFPMNQIAGHQAQASLKPDIMATLAQLMPNVQSAVPATGQMGSLQQPGQQASAAHLRSYGGMAGAQEQLTQHTAYNPEMTLNLPPPPPVPSHAPNSAMASSVGGHSLPTQMNQQQYQPEPYYASQNNYGSVGSHSNLPLPPPPQVNNGPLANNQVGANQNFSSQAQQQQNVASASSQAPDEADKNKKYQATLQFAHNLLLQLQRGSGNQP